Proteins encoded in a region of the Triticum dicoccoides isolate Atlit2015 ecotype Zavitan chromosome 3A, WEW_v2.0, whole genome shotgun sequence genome:
- the LOC119270103 gene encoding 4-sulfomuconolactone hydrolase-like isoform X2: MASSSAAAAPYRFLSPLATTSRTLLSSILPTPATTRRRLLLSSTPAICAAAMAASGKAGSAPCKVVDSHLHVWASPLQAAENYPFFPGQEPTLRGDVDFLLECMDEAGVDGALIVQPINHMFDHSLVTSVLKKYPSKFIGCCLANPADDGSGIKQLEHLIVQEKYRAVRFNPNLWPSGQKMTNEVGRSLFAKAGELGAPVGIMVMKGISSYIQEIEELCTDYPATTVIFDHMAFCKPPTNDDEEKAFSSFLNLSRFPQVYVKYSALFRITREAYPYEDTSQLLSRVISSYGANRIMWGSDFPYVVPECGYKGAKEAISHVAGKAAVSSSDLEWILGKTVSQLFQGAWVTP; this comes from the exons ATGGCCTCCTCATCAGCAGCGGCCGCGCCCTACAGATTCCTGTCCCCGCTGGCCACCACCTCCCGCACTCTGCTATCATCTATCCTACCCACACccgcgacaacgaggaggag gctGCTCCTCTCCTCCACACCCGCCATttgcgccgccgccatggccgcctccGGCAAGGCCGGCTCCGCTCCGTGCAAGGTCGTGGACTCCCACCTCCACGTCTGGGCCTCGCCGCTGCAG GCTGCCGAGAATTACCCTTTTTTCCCGGGCCAGGAGCCGACGCTCCGGGGTGATGTGGACTTCTTGCTCGAG TGTATGGATGAAGCTGGAGTTGATGGCGCACTCATTGTTCAACCTATTAATCATATGTTTGATCACTCTTTAGTGACTAG TGTGTTGAAGAAGTATCCATCAAAATTTATTGGTTGCTGCCTCGCAAATCCTGCAGATGATGGGAGCGGCATTAAACAGCTTGAACATCTGATTGTGCAA GAAAAATACCGTGCTGTCCGTTTCAACCCGAACTTATGGCCTTCAGGTCAAAAG ATGACTAATGAGGTCGGGAGGTCATTGTTTGCCAAGGCTGGAGAACTTGGAGCACCAGTTGGAATAATGGTGATGAAG GGGATCAGTTCATATATTCAGGAAATAGAGGAGCTGTGTACGGATTATCCTGCAACTACTGTTATATTTGATCACATGGCTTTCTGCAAGCCACCAAC GAATGATGATGAAGAAAAGGCATTCTCTTCATTTCTAAACTTATCCAGATTCCCACAG GTTTACGTCAAATACAGTGCTCTTTTCCGGATCACAAGAGAAGCTTATCCGTATGAGGACACGTCTCAACTTCTTTCTCGGGTGATCTCCAGCTATGGAGCTAACCGAATAATGTGGGGAAG TGACTTCCCCTACGTCGTTCCCGAATGTGGCTACAAGGGAGCAAAGGAGGCAATCTCTCATGTCGCTGGCAAGGCAGCTGTTTCGTCTTCAGATCTGGAGTGGATTTTAGGCAAAACAGTAAGCCAACTATTTCAAGGTGCATGGGTTACTCCATGA
- the LOC119270103 gene encoding 4-sulfomuconolactone hydrolase-like isoform X1 translates to MASSSAAAAPYRFLSPLATTSRTLLSSILPTPATTRRRLLLSSTPATTRRRLLLSSTPAICAAAMAASGKAGSAPCKVVDSHLHVWASPLQAAENYPFFPGQEPTLRGDVDFLLECMDEAGVDGALIVQPINHMFDHSLVTSVLKKYPSKFIGCCLANPADDGSGIKQLEHLIVQEKYRAVRFNPNLWPSGQKMTNEVGRSLFAKAGELGAPVGIMVMKGISSYIQEIEELCTDYPATTVIFDHMAFCKPPTNDDEEKAFSSFLNLSRFPQVYVKYSALFRITREAYPYEDTSQLLSRVISSYGANRIMWGSDFPYVVPECGYKGAKEAISHVAGKAAVSSSDLEWILGKTVSQLFQGAWVTP, encoded by the exons ATGGCCTCCTCATCAGCAGCGGCCGCGCCCTACAGATTCCTGTCCCCGCTGGCCACCACCTCCCGCACTCTGCTATCATCTATCCTACCCACACccgcgacaacgaggaggaggctGCTCCTCTCCTCCACACccgcgacaacgaggaggaggctGCTCCTCTCCTCCACACCCGCCATttgcgccgccgccatggccgcctccGGCAAGGCCGGCTCCGCTCCGTGCAAGGTCGTGGACTCCCACCTCCACGTCTGGGCCTCGCCGCTGCAG GCTGCCGAGAATTACCCTTTTTTCCCGGGCCAGGAGCCGACGCTCCGGGGTGATGTGGACTTCTTGCTCGAG TGTATGGATGAAGCTGGAGTTGATGGCGCACTCATTGTTCAACCTATTAATCATATGTTTGATCACTCTTTAGTGACTAG TGTGTTGAAGAAGTATCCATCAAAATTTATTGGTTGCTGCCTCGCAAATCCTGCAGATGATGGGAGCGGCATTAAACAGCTTGAACATCTGATTGTGCAA GAAAAATACCGTGCTGTCCGTTTCAACCCGAACTTATGGCCTTCAGGTCAAAAG ATGACTAATGAGGTCGGGAGGTCATTGTTTGCCAAGGCTGGAGAACTTGGAGCACCAGTTGGAATAATGGTGATGAAG GGGATCAGTTCATATATTCAGGAAATAGAGGAGCTGTGTACGGATTATCCTGCAACTACTGTTATATTTGATCACATGGCTTTCTGCAAGCCACCAAC GAATGATGATGAAGAAAAGGCATTCTCTTCATTTCTAAACTTATCCAGATTCCCACAG GTTTACGTCAAATACAGTGCTCTTTTCCGGATCACAAGAGAAGCTTATCCGTATGAGGACACGTCTCAACTTCTTTCTCGGGTGATCTCCAGCTATGGAGCTAACCGAATAATGTGGGGAAG TGACTTCCCCTACGTCGTTCCCGAATGTGGCTACAAGGGAGCAAAGGAGGCAATCTCTCATGTCGCTGGCAAGGCAGCTGTTTCGTCTTCAGATCTGGAGTGGATTTTAGGCAAAACAGTAAGCCAACTATTTCAAGGTGCATGGGTTACTCCATGA